From the Pseudobutyrivibrio ruminis HUN009 genome, one window contains:
- a CDS encoding GNAT family N-acetyltransferase — MKLLVKHFNELTTTELYEILKTRAEIFVVEQDCPYQDLDDKDQDAIHIFCWNDNNRVAACFRVFWKDENEGVAQIGRVVTLQHGTGLGGKLLHAGVELAINKFKAKKIYLEAQEYAKGYYAREGFEVVSEPFLEDGIPHVKMEKII; from the coding sequence ATGAAATTACTAGTTAAACACTTCAACGAACTCACAACAACTGAATTATATGAAATTCTAAAAACTAGAGCTGAAATCTTTGTCGTAGAGCAAGACTGTCCGTATCAAGACCTAGACGATAAAGATCAAGATGCAATTCATATCTTCTGTTGGAATGATAATAATCGAGTGGCAGCTTGCTTCAGAGTCTTTTGGAAAGATGAAAATGAAGGCGTCGCTCAAATTGGAAGAGTAGTGACATTACAGCATGGTACTGGACTTGGCGGTAAATTACTTCATGCTGGAGTAGAACTTGCTATAAATAAGTTCAAAGCAAAGAAGATATATCTTGAAGCCCAGGAATATGCTAAAGGCTATTATGCTAGAGAGGGTTTTGAGGTTGTTTCAGAGCCATTCCTAGAGGATGGAATCCCTCACGTAAAGATGGAAAAGATTATCTAG
- a CDS encoding zinc ribbon domain-containing protein, which produces MFFIMGITDGRKDFDYSQTVICDNCGKYGRYQVFMLYTVLSLFFIPTFKWNKRYFVQMSCCGSIYELNPEIGKRIASGEDLQIKPQDLTKVGNGRGFFKHCNNCGYETSEDFDFCPKCGMRF; this is translated from the coding sequence ATGTTTTTTATTATGGGAATAACTGATGGCCGCAAAGACTTTGACTATAGTCAGACCGTCATATGCGATAATTGTGGAAAATATGGAAGATATCAGGTTTTTATGCTCTATACAGTTCTATCTCTTTTCTTTATCCCAACTTTTAAATGGAATAAAAGATATTTTGTTCAGATGAGCTGCTGTGGCAGTATATACGAACTTAATCCTGAAATAGGTAAGCGAATAGCTTCAGGAGAAGACCTACAAATCAAGCCTCAAGATCTCACTAAAGTAGGCAATGGTAGAGGCTTCTTCAAACACTGCAATAACTGTGGTTATGAGACATCAGAAGACTTTGATTTTTGCCCTAAGTGTGGAATGAGGTTTTAA
- a CDS encoding GNAT family N-acetyltransferase: MHYRLLEPNDNSILAEIIRDNLKSHNLDIPGTVYFDNNLNHLSDFYLASPQRAYFIVLDDDNNIIGGIGLAELDFMDDTAELQKLYLTDAAKGQGLSYKLIELVEETAINKGYKRMYLETHTNLKTAIHVYEKCGYKLIERPKEVVHSSMNRFYLKELSKE; encoded by the coding sequence ATGCATTACAGATTACTCGAACCAAATGATAACTCGATACTAGCTGAAATAATCAGAGATAATCTTAAAAGTCATAACCTGGATATTCCTGGGACAGTATACTTTGACAATAACCTAAATCATCTCAGTGATTTTTATCTGGCATCTCCCCAAAGAGCATACTTTATTGTGCTTGATGATGATAACAACATTATTGGTGGAATAGGATTGGCAGAACTTGATTTTATGGATGATACGGCCGAGCTACAAAAGCTTTATCTAACCGACGCTGCTAAAGGCCAGGGATTATCTTATAAACTTATAGAATTAGTAGAAGAAACTGCTATAAATAAAGGCTATAAGCGGATGTATCTTGAGACTCATACAAATTTAAAGACTGCGATTCATGTATATGAAAAATGTGGATATAAGCTAATTGAACGGCCTAAAGAAGTCGTTCATAGCTCAATGAATAGATTCTATCTAAAAGAATTATCTAAAGAGTAG
- a CDS encoding PIN domain-containing protein, with amino-acid sequence MGLFNKDVKNENKASDISTTTVESKVNKRLYLVDYENVSDAGLVGVDQLSGNDIVVIFYGSKVKSVAYESLIAITSSSANIEHVKAEKTAKNYLDFQLTTYLGYKLGQNSYDAIFVISRDSGFDAVVDFWTEKGYSIKRQESIVIKEKVVEEISEEQPKTRPRRTYTRRAGNSGRTTTRTVRQKVVTKPQPKKPRTTTRPTVTDKQKAEIRAALKGAELSAPDYKKVYDAFASCENASAYNNKLQKSLGNDKTSVVYKATSKIFENAKK; translated from the coding sequence ATGGGATTATTTAATAAGGATGTTAAAAATGAAAATAAGGCATCAGATATAAGCACTACCACTGTTGAATCAAAAGTCAATAAGAGATTATATCTTGTTGATTATGAGAATGTTTCAGATGCTGGTCTGGTTGGTGTTGATCAATTATCTGGTAATGATATTGTTGTAATATTTTATGGTTCAAAGGTAAAATCTGTGGCCTATGAATCGCTTATAGCTATAACTAGCTCTTCGGCAAACATAGAGCATGTAAAAGCCGAAAAGACGGCAAAGAATTATTTGGATTTCCAACTAACAACATATCTTGGATATAAGTTGGGACAGAATTCTTATGATGCAATATTCGTTATCAGTAGAGATTCTGGATTTGATGCCGTGGTGGATTTTTGGACTGAAAAGGGATACTCAATAAAGCGTCAGGAATCCATTGTAATAAAAGAAAAAGTGGTTGAAGAAATATCTGAAGAGCAGCCAAAGACTAGACCTAGAAGAACTTACACAAGACGGGCTGGTAATTCTGGAAGAACGACCACAAGAACCGTAAGACAAAAGGTAGTAACAAAACCTCAGCCAAAGAAGCCTAGAACTACTACTCGACCTACTGTTACTGATAAGCAAAAAGCTGAAATCAGAGCTGCACTTAAAGGTGCTGAGTTAAGTGCTCCAGACTATAAGAAAGTGTATGATGCATTTGCATCTTGCGAGAATGCATCTGCTTACAATAATAAACTTCAAAAATCACTTGGTAATGATAAGACTAGTGTAGTTTATAAGGCTACATCAAAGATCTTCGAAAATGCTAAGAAATAA
- a CDS encoding Dabb family protein, with protein MIKQVVIWKLQDKCFGPNLGAIKANIKTKLEELNGNIPGLESIVVCTDCLSSSNGDVTVEALFESEDAFKNYQKHELRLAATKDAIVPFVDTTTHVEFEL; from the coding sequence ATGATAAAACAAGTAGTTATCTGGAAGTTACAGGACAAGTGCTTTGGCCCAAACTTAGGGGCTATTAAGGCAAACATTAAGACAAAGCTTGAAGAATTGAATGGTAATATTCCAGGACTTGAGAGTATAGTAGTTTGCACGGATTGCCTCAGCTCATCAAATGGAGATGTCACTGTAGAAGCATTATTTGAGAGCGAAGATGCATTTAAAAATTATCAAAAACATGAGCTCCGTCTTGCAGCCACAAAGGATGCTATTGTACCTTTCGTGGATACAACAACTCATGTAGAGTTTGAACTATAA
- a CDS encoding DUF4186 domain-containing protein, translating to MTREEWFAQLFTRLGNSKFRTSFKLKQKDIDYIHEKGLDTIRAHAADFIAKREAPAVIPNDGKQTPTKGHPVFVAQHATATCCRKCIRKWHKIQPGKELSQIQQDYLVDVIMTWIEKELERYGETKEEKES from the coding sequence ATGACAAGAGAAGAATGGTTTGCTCAGCTGTTTACACGGCTGGGCAATTCTAAATTTAGGACAAGTTTTAAATTAAAGCAAAAAGATATAGACTATATACATGAGAAAGGGCTAGATACTATAAGAGCTCACGCTGCAGATTTCATTGCTAAAAGAGAAGCTCCTGCTGTTATCCCTAATGATGGCAAGCAAACTCCTACAAAGGGCCATCCTGTATTCGTTGCTCAGCATGCTACAGCTACCTGCTGTAGAAAGTGCATTAGGAAATGGCATAAAATCCAGCCTGGCAAAGAACTAAGCCAAATTCAACAGGACTATCTAGTAGATGTAATCATGACTTGGATTGAAAAGGAGCTTGAACGCTATGGGGAGACGAAAGAAGAAAAAGAATCTTAA
- a CDS encoding HNH endonuclease — translation MGRRKKKKNLKSEVWSKSNGLCAKCGKAVSTDKQTIDHFIPKYHGGTDDFRNLIPLCKACNRAKGSRLMTVKECCKYLDKEFIDDLSKYSK, via the coding sequence ATGGGGAGACGAAAGAAGAAAAAGAATCTTAAATCTGAAGTTTGGAGCAAATCCAATGGCCTATGTGCTAAATGTGGTAAAGCAGTTTCTACTGATAAGCAGACTATAGATCATTTCATTCCTAAATATCATGGTGGAACTGATGATTTTAGAAATCTTATCCCACTCTGCAAGGCCTGTAACAGAGCCAAAGGCTCTAGACTTATGACAGTAAAAGAGTGCTGCAAATATTTAGACAAAGAATTTATTGATGATCTTAGTAAATATTCAAAATAA
- a CDS encoding cold-shock protein, with protein sequence MNSAENYKYGRIVDNNHMKGFGFLVSDDGEELFFSSYSENVRYRHSPFRVGSIVSFEIGSYNGKRVAVNVKLIERYPEGKEILLPNGESVRLKRLRKFGISYGKHNMDSLGLSEDELREHGYSLKDLDYLYFNTTQGEYRFFNKDSKLVGDGNYDIYTIYNDLKDKYYKLNKA encoded by the coding sequence ATGAACAGCGCTGAGAATTATAAATACGGAAGAATAGTAGATAACAACCATATGAAAGGTTTTGGGTTTCTCGTTTCTGATGATGGAGAAGAATTGTTCTTTTCTTCCTATTCAGAAAATGTTAGATATAGGCATTCGCCATTTAGAGTTGGTTCAATAGTGTCTTTTGAAATTGGATCTTATAATGGCAAAAGAGTAGCTGTTAACGTTAAATTAATAGAACGTTATCCGGAAGGAAAAGAGATATTGCTGCCTAATGGTGAATCAGTGCGCTTAAAAAGACTTCGTAAATTTGGAATTTCATATGGTAAACACAATATGGATTCATTAGGTTTATCTGAAGATGAACTCAGGGAACATGGCTATTCATTAAAAGATCTGGATTATTTGTATTTTAATACAACACAAGGAGAATATCGTTTTTTCAATAAAGATAGTAAGCTAGTTGGTGATGGTAATTATGACATTTATACTATCTATAATGATTTGAAAGATAAGTATTATAAGTTGAATAAGGCATAG
- a CDS encoding HNH endonuclease, which produces MRIDEIISKSNLYTTQMPAGAVTEKVLDASKHQCFKGHDGVLNDCFNANIKKYGHQNGLWEFDEYSNWGVWFPKFLVNKDGQPVHAERGSWINTISSDKTFITEQKEPSAGESDYLSEDGFSQDFIRLVFGYFKEEDSYVFLGAYVGNNGLSREYQHVFTRIASKVEINKFADSVYEIKLLDEDRSDLEVSSFIVPDNAKRGVIGDWLIKNDNFAIAKLSPEINDNLYLSIPKEIGWFFGADEEDVSGIYLFLGNKHFYTSISFENDEYRLLLNPSHLNLLSNGEDLDDTSLLSFERKGTDKFSIELLASNKPISKAEKQGKDINALKESAEKHSSETPVTKETLSKQTYRNGSIADYAKAKADGICQLCGNPAPFNDANGKPYLESHHIIWLSQGGADSIENTVALCPNCHRKMHILNNQEDVKLLLDKAKTHT; this is translated from the coding sequence ATGAGAATTGATGAAATAATAAGTAAGTCAAATTTATATACGACACAAATGCCAGCTGGAGCTGTAACTGAAAAGGTTTTAGATGCTTCAAAACATCAGTGCTTTAAAGGGCATGATGGGGTATTAAATGATTGTTTTAATGCAAATATTAAAAAGTATGGTCATCAAAATGGGCTATGGGAATTTGATGAATATTCAAACTGGGGGGTTTGGTTTCCAAAATTCTTGGTTAATAAGGATGGACAGCCAGTACATGCTGAGAGAGGAAGTTGGATAAATACAATAAGCTCAGATAAAACATTTATTACCGAGCAAAAAGAACCATCAGCAGGAGAGAGTGATTATTTATCAGAGGATGGTTTTTCACAGGATTTTATCCGTCTAGTATTTGGTTATTTTAAAGAAGAAGATAGCTATGTGTTTCTTGGAGCATATGTTGGTAATAATGGATTATCGAGAGAATACCAACATGTTTTTACTAGGATAGCATCAAAAGTAGAAATCAATAAATTTGCTGATTCAGTCTATGAAATTAAACTACTCGATGAAGATCGTTCTGATTTAGAAGTAAGTAGTTTTATTGTTCCTGATAATGCAAAACGTGGAGTAATTGGAGACTGGCTTATAAAAAATGATAATTTTGCTATTGCAAAACTAAGTCCTGAAATAAATGACAATCTATACTTATCAATACCAAAAGAAATAGGGTGGTTCTTTGGTGCAGACGAAGAGGATGTATCTGGCATTTATCTCTTCCTTGGAAATAAGCATTTTTATACGAGTATTTCTTTTGAAAATGATGAATATAGACTTTTATTAAATCCTTCGCATTTAAACCTTTTATCTAATGGTGAAGATTTAGATGATACTTCACTTTTGAGTTTTGAAAGAAAAGGTACTGATAAGTTCTCTATTGAATTATTAGCAAGTAACAAACCTATTTCAAAAGCTGAAAAACAGGGTAAAGATATTAATGCTTTAAAAGAAAGTGCTGAAAAACATTCCTCAGAGACACCAGTTACCAAGGAAACTTTAAGTAAGCAGACTTACAGAAATGGTAGTATTGCAGATTATGCAAAAGCTAAAGCAGATGGTATTTGTCAATTATGTGGGAATCCAGCTCCGTTTAATGATGCTAACGGAAAACCATATCTAGAATCTCATCACATTATTTGGCTCTCGCAAGGTGGTGCAGACTCGATTGAAAACACAGTTGCATTATGT